In Bacillus sp. S3, the sequence ACAGCAAGTACATCAGGAGATTTTAATACGACAATCAAAAATGCTCCTGATACCATCTATGTAACACAAATTACAAATACTGCTAAGGGAATTATGTTAGAGAGCACTCCTGTTGCCGTGGCAAAAGCTGATACAACAGTGGTTACCCAAATTGCTGAAGTTCGCGAGTCTGACGCAAAAGGCCAGCCGGTAAACCAAAACAAGTTTTTCACGGTTGAAGGGGTTGCAACTGTTGACAACCAAATTCTTGGAACACAAAAGCAAAATTTCTATATTCAAGATGACACGGCAGGGGTCAACATCTTTGGTTCGCTAGAAACACCAATTAAGACACTTAAAGGTGATAAAGTACGCGTTACAGGTAAAGTTTTAAATTACAATGGTTTATTGGAATTGGAAGCTACCTCAATTGTAAAAATTAGTGAAGGAAATCCAATTCCAGCTCCTAAAAACGTTACGATTGTTGATTTAAATACGTATGCAGTGGCAGAGCCGCTTGAAGGCAGCCTTGTATCCGTAACAGGTAAAGTTTCTGCTGTTGCCGTAACTGGAGTTAATTATAACGTTACCTTTGTTGACGATAACCTTAAAACAACATTAATTAGGGTTATGGGCGCAACAGGAATTAATCCAGATAAAGACCTTGTAACTGGTAAAAGCTACACGGTTACTGGTGTATTAGGTCAGTATACGACCAATGCTTCAGCAACAAATGGCTATCAATTGTATCCGCGTGATGTGAAGGATATTTCGCCGATTTTAGCAATCACTCACACAGGGATTAAAGAGGTTTACAAAGGAACAAGTGTAGAATTTGCTGCAAATGCCGATGGGGCAGAAACAGTAACTGCATATTATCGAGCAACTGGAGCGACAGAATACACACCTTTACCTATGGTTAAGGGCAGTGAGGGTCGTTACACAGTAACATTGGCAGCAGCTGATGTTCCGCAAAATGGTTTCGAATATTATATTGAAGCAAAAGCGGGTACTCAATCAAAAACAGCTGGAACTAATGAAACTCCATATGCTGTTACATTAATTGATGATACATTTGGACCAACAATAAGCGGAGAAACACCGCAGGATGGTACAAAAGTGGAAAGTCCGACACCTGAAATTTCAGCATTAATCGATGACCCAAGTGGTGTCGATGAAGCAACCGTACAATTGTGGCTGGATGGCAAAGAGCTGAAAGCACCGGCTGCTGTCATTAGCAAAACACAAGTAAAATACACGCCTGAGCAAGAGCTTGCCCTTGGAAAGCACGCAGTAAAGGTTGCTGCTAAAGACGTTTTAGGCAATACATCTGAAAAACAATGGACATTCGAAGTCGTTCCGCGCTTTACCGGTGGAAATCACTATCGTGGTACAACGCACAACCACACGAATATTTCACATGATGCGGCTGGTACGCCAGAAGAAGCACTTAAAGCAGGTAAAGCCCATCATTACGATTGGTTCGCATTCTCTGACCACTCTCATGATATTGACCCTGAAAAGCTGGGAGTGGATACAGTTGATCACGGCGGTATGCAGGAGCGTACAGGCGGCAGCCAATGGAAATTAACAAAGGATTTAGCAAAGCAATATACAAAAAATAATGACTATGTTGTCTTCCCTGCATTTGAAATGACCTCAACCACATGGGGACACTCTAATATCTTCGGTACAGATAATTTCATTGACCGGAATATTAATGGCAAACAATATCAAGACTTAAACAAGTATTATGCATGGGTCATGACGTACGATGATATCGTTGGGCAATTTAACCACCCAGATATGTCGGCAAATGCGTTTAATAATTTTAAGCCATACAATAAAGATTTAGACAAGTTATTTACGATGTTAGAAGTCGGTAATGGCTCCGGTCACTATGGCTATGCCAATGCTGAAGGAAAATTCTATACAGCCTTAGACCTTGGCTGGCATGTCGCTCCAACTTATGGGGAAGACAACCACGATGGCACATGGGGACAGACGAACGCTCGTACAGTTATTGTTGCTGATGATCTTTCACAAGATTCCTTAATGCACGCGATGCGGAATATGCGCGTGTACATGGAGGAAGATCCAAACTTCAAGCTGGATGTATTAGCAAATGGCTACTTCATGGGTTCAACCGTTGATAGCAAAACATTGAAGTTTGACATTAAAGGAAGCGACGATGTTGCTGAAGATCGCAATAGCCCTGACTATAGTTATCTTCCGAAAACCTATAAATCTGATGATCGAATTGCAAAGGTTGAATTGATTTCAAACGGCGGCAAAGTCGTTGACTCGTATGAGCCAATGACAAAAGACTTTAAATGGAATCCAACGTACACCGTGACAGGCGGCCAGCAATGGTTTGTCGTTAAGGTTACGCAAATGGATGGGGAACGGATTTATTCTGCACCAATTTGGTCAAAAGAAGAATCTGTTGATGTAAAAGTAAACGGTATTGATATTGACGGCGGCGTTATTATTGGCGGCAACCCTGCTAAATTAACTGCGACTGTTGCCAATAACGGTATGGAAGCCATCAAAAATCTGAAAGTAGACTTCTATTATGATGAAGTGAAGCCTGAGAATTTGATTGGAACCAATACTATTTCATCAATTCTATCGAAGGGCTCAGCCAGTGCAACAGCTACATGGACCAGCCCGTTGAAAGGCGACCATCAGCTTATAGTTGTAGTGACTTCAACGGATGGTCTCGATATTGGTAATGTGAAGTATACGTTACCAGTAAAAATTAAAGAGCCCCTGGGAGTAACGGTTTTAATTGATGCGGCGCATGGAAATGAAAATACAAGTGCTGACAGCGGTACGTATAAGGATAACTTAAAAGCCTTTATACTAATGCTTCAAAAGGAAGGCTATACCGTTACGGAAAATAAAGTTGCCCTAACAGACGAAGTATTAAGCAATATAAAAGTATTAGTATTAACTCATGCAAGAACTGCACTGACAGCGGCTGAACGAACAGCGGTTACAAATTTCATCAATAATGGCGGCTCGTTATTAATGGCTGGAAAGAGTAATAACGGAACCACAGACCCAACCGTTAATAATCCATTATTAAGTGATATTGGTTCAGCCATCCGCATGGGGAATGACGGTGTATTTGATGATAGTAAAACAGGAAACTTCTGGGGCGATCCAAAGGTTAGCCCATATGCTGTCCGAGTACATCCAGGATTAGTTTCCAATAATATTACCGACCGCGTATCGTTTATCGATTACTACAGCGGAACGAGTCTTTCAGGGCCAAATAATACGGCTTTAACAGAAGGCGGTAAGGTCACAATTCTGGCAAAAGGTAATGAAACAACATACCAAGGCAATATCAAAGGCGGTTACACTTATGACGCTGTTTCCGATGAAACGGGCGGTTCAGCAATTCCGTTAATCGCTTCAGAAGAAATTGGTGCAAATGGCCGGATCATTGTTTCCGGGATGAACATCTTTAACGACAAACAAATGGATGAGTCATTTGAGCCAAAAGGAAATGACGAGTTTACCCTAAACGCAGTAAACTGGTTAGCACATCGCGAAATGAAAGTGGCTAAAATTGCCGATGTCCGCAAACTGGCAGATGATACGAATGTCGTAGTAGAAGGAACGGTAACAACCGCTGCCGGCGTGTTCTTCGATGCCTTCTATCTACAAGATGATACAAGCGGAATTATGGCCTTCCTTGAAGTTCCAGACGGTTCGTTAAAAGCAGGCGATAAAGTTCGCGTATATGGACACATAAAGACATTCGAAAATAACAAAGAATTAGAGTTTACTAGCTTTGCAAAAGACGTGATCAAACTTGGAAAAGGTGAACCTGTTCAACCGAAGCAGGTTGCTACAGGTGAAGCAACAACTGCTGCCAACCAAGGTCTACTTGTGAAGGTAAAAGGAACAGTTGTTTCTAAGTATGATGAAAACTCTTATGTGATCAATGATGGTTCCGGTGATGTCCTAGTGTTTACGGATGGATACATTGTGAATCAAAGCAACGTTTCAGTACCAGATCTTAAAAAAGGTGACACATTAGAAGCAGTTGGCCTATCCGGTTCTTTTGCACAAGGGGAGCGTATCCGTGTAAGAGACACTAGAGAATTGGCTGGGACTGTTATTGACGAGACACCAGAGACAGATCCAGTAATTAAAAACGGCTGGCACCTTGAGAATGACCACTGGTATTATTACAATAATGGTGTTCAAAAGATAAATGCTTGGGTTCAAACCGAAGGAAAATGGTATTTCCTAGGACTTGATGGAGCGATGCTTACAGATGAATGGGTAAAATCCGGAGGGAAATGGTATTATCTTGGTACATTTGGTGTCATGAGCAGTAGTACTTGGATTTGGACCAACGGAAAAAGGTATTTCGTTGATGATCAAGGTGTCATGAAAACAAATGCATGGGTGCTGTCTAGCGGAAAATGGTACTATCTAGATGGAAATGGTGCTATGAAAACAAATGCATGGGTACTTTCTAGCGGAAAATGGTACTATCTCGATGCAAATGGTGTCATGAAAACAATTGCATGGGTACTTTCTGGCGGGAAATGGTACTATGTTGATAGTAATGGTATCATGAAAACAAATGCATGGATTCTTTCTAGCGGTAAGTGGTATTTCCTATCTGCTAACGGAGCAATGCAAACTGGTTGGATAAAAGTAAATAACAACTGGTATTATCTTGCATCAAATGGTGCAATGCTAACAGGATGGATAGAGATTAACAAGAAATGGTATTTCCTTTACAATGATGGCCACATGGCGGCGAATACGTCAATTGGAAAATACAAAATTGGTAAAGATGGTGCCTGGATTCAATAATGGTCATGTATAGAAAAAGAACTTCTCTCAATGTTGAGAGAAGTTCTTTTTCTGTGGCCTGATATGGGTGACCAAGCCATCTAGGTCAGTAATATAAAATTGCGTTTCAGGTTCTGTTTTAAGGTAATGCTCCTGTAAAAGTTGATAATAATTCACTCTGTGCAGTGGATCAAATTTTAACATTGGATATTCCTTTTTGTCACTTACGTATTGATCGACCGCTTTTTGAACGAGATCCATTTCAATTGGTATTTGTTTTTCATGTTCTTCAAACAAATCGTAAGTTTCCTTCGACATATAGAACTGTTTTGAAGGAATACCGCCAAGTAGGTGAGCTAGTTGTTTAAAGTCGATACTGTTGTCCTCTTGAACAAGGATTGTCCGAAAAACTCCCTTTGGCAGATCTTCGGAAAATGTTCTAACAGCTCTTCTTACTTCTTCAATGGTCACGTCAATAATCGGATAACTCTTCTGATCCTCCGAGATCATCAGTCCGGTTTTCTCTGTTTCCTTTCCTCTCTGTACAGGGGATTTAAAGTATTTTTGCACTATTGAATAAACAGTCAATCCTCCAATTCCTATCCCTAAAAATGTACCAATTAATGTAAAGGTGGGGTA encodes:
- a CDS encoding lamin tail domain-containing protein — translated: MSLTNRRFKRMTSMLMAALLLISTFLPSGLIKRAHAEQAEHLVISQVYGAGGNNGSVYKNDYIELYNPTGSPISLEGWSVQYASKAGAFSTAPTATTALSGTISAYGYYLIQEAPGAGTQPALPNTPDINNGAIAMSATDGKVALVHGTDAITGKSDPTVVDFVGYGTANEYEGSAAVKISSNANSAQRRPYANVDPAPDKGNAWDTDDNGADFYVGPVVAPRNTASSTEKPMVPVTSLQAKGNNIQFTQESNNVNVIGMVNAAEPASTINIYENASKAIVLATGTAASDGSFSISFTSDKALSTVFVTAKQGELDESASIQINVATASASIVQDKLSYVVNNGTGTLIGSAATAAANAIVNVYPNDKANANERFATVTASTSGDFNTTIKNAPDTIYVTQITNTAKGIMLESTPVAVAKADTTVVTQIAEVRESDAKGQPVNQNKFFTVEGVATVDNQILGTQKQNFYIQDDTAGVNIFGSLETPIKTLKGDKVRVTGKVLNYNGLLELEATSIVKISEGNPIPAPKNVTIVDLNTYAVAEPLEGSLVSVTGKVSAVAVTGVNYNVTFVDDNLKTTLIRVMGATGINPDKDLVTGKSYTVTGVLGQYTTNASATNGYQLYPRDVKDISPILAITHTGIKEVYKGTSVEFAANADGAETVTAYYRATGATEYTPLPMVKGSEGRYTVTLAAADVPQNGFEYYIEAKAGTQSKTAGTNETPYAVTLIDDTFGPTISGETPQDGTKVESPTPEISALIDDPSGVDEATVQLWLDGKELKAPAAVISKTQVKYTPEQELALGKHAVKVAAKDVLGNTSEKQWTFEVVPRFTGGNHYRGTTHNHTNISHDAAGTPEEALKAGKAHHYDWFAFSDHSHDIDPEKLGVDTVDHGGMQERTGGSQWKLTKDLAKQYTKNNDYVVFPAFEMTSTTWGHSNIFGTDNFIDRNINGKQYQDLNKYYAWVMTYDDIVGQFNHPDMSANAFNNFKPYNKDLDKLFTMLEVGNGSGHYGYANAEGKFYTALDLGWHVAPTYGEDNHDGTWGQTNARTVIVADDLSQDSLMHAMRNMRVYMEEDPNFKLDVLANGYFMGSTVDSKTLKFDIKGSDDVAEDRNSPDYSYLPKTYKSDDRIAKVELISNGGKVVDSYEPMTKDFKWNPTYTVTGGQQWFVVKVTQMDGERIYSAPIWSKEESVDVKVNGIDIDGGVIIGGNPAKLTATVANNGMEAIKNLKVDFYYDEVKPENLIGTNTISSILSKGSASATATWTSPLKGDHQLIVVVTSTDGLDIGNVKYTLPVKIKEPLGVTVLIDAAHGNENTSADSGTYKDNLKAFILMLQKEGYTVTENKVALTDEVLSNIKVLVLTHARTALTAAERTAVTNFINNGGSLLMAGKSNNGTTDPTVNNPLLSDIGSAIRMGNDGVFDDSKTGNFWGDPKVSPYAVRVHPGLVSNNITDRVSFIDYYSGTSLSGPNNTALTEGGKVTILAKGNETTYQGNIKGGYTYDAVSDETGGSAIPLIASEEIGANGRIIVSGMNIFNDKQMDESFEPKGNDEFTLNAVNWLAHREMKVAKIADVRKLADDTNVVVEGTVTTAAGVFFDAFYLQDDTSGIMAFLEVPDGSLKAGDKVRVYGHIKTFENNKELEFTSFAKDVIKLGKGEPVQPKQVATGEATTAANQGLLVKVKGTVVSKYDENSYVINDGSGDVLVFTDGYIVNQSNVSVPDLKKGDTLEAVGLSGSFAQGERIRVRDTRELAGTVIDETPETDPVIKNGWHLENDHWYYYNNGVQKINAWVQTEGKWYFLGLDGAMLTDEWVKSGGKWYYLGTFGVMSSSTWIWTNGKRYFVDDQGVMKTNAWVLSSGKWYYLDGNGAMKTNAWVLSSGKWYYLDANGVMKTIAWVLSGGKWYYVDSNGIMKTNAWILSSGKWYFLSANGAMQTGWIKVNNNWYYLASNGAMLTGWIEINKKWYFLYNDGHMAANTSIGKYKIGKDGAWIQ
- a CDS encoding AtpZ/AtpI family protein, which encodes MKHKFTKDLGRVTENLELGFEEKWIFVHYTKGSHEKTACLLKNENKSVEEYLEGFFEENKVSSEMKNEVKKFLKNENNSNETHWNEFTLFLMKALSLNMVFGIAIAISVYAGFKLGTFLDHRYELYPTFTLIGTFLGIGIGGLTVYSIVQKYFKSPVQRGKETEKTGLMISEDQKSYPIIDVTIEEVRRAVRTFSEDLPKGVFRTILVQEDNSIDFKQLAHLLGGIPSKQFYMSKETYDLFEEHEKQIPIEMDLVQKAVDQYVSDKKEYPMLKFDPLHRVNYYQLLQEHYLKTEPETQFYITDLDGLVTHIRPQKKNFSQH